In Colias croceus chromosome 19, ilColCroc2.1, the following are encoded in one genomic region:
- the LOC123700107 gene encoding glucose dehydrogenase [FAD, quinone]-like: protein MVQQQPALLSALWILLTILHPTRTQNMNPVSSFMNFLQEGSHQLDTEPPDQVNLLSEYDFIIVGAGTAGCVIANRLTEIPDWKVLLVEAGVNENYLMDIPILANYLQFTAANWKYKTKPSDKYCAGFENQQCNWPRGKVVGGSSVINYMIYTRGAPQDYNNWEAMGNKGWNWDEVLPYFKKVENFNIPAFDNPKYHGHEGFLNVEHAPFRTTKAKQWVKGAQELGFKYSDYNGANPGGVSFLQLSMKNGTRHSSSRAYLHPINKRNNLYLSKGSMVTKLIFDSDKKRVFGVELEKRGKRFKILAKREVIVSAGAINSPQLLMLSGIGPRDHLESLKIPVVKDLPVGYNLMDHIAAGGVQFMVNQQNFTLSTEYILNHLELVFKWMKTHKGPLSIPGGCEALIFMDLKDKYNKTSWPDLELLFIGGGLNSDPLLPRNFNFDEKIYAETYSPLGKDDIFMIFPMLMRPKSKGRVLLQSRNPKVHPTLVPNYFEYPEDLQKIVEGIKVAIEISRQPAMRKLGTKMYDVPIEECLKYGPFGSDAYFACQAQMFTFTIYHQSGTCKMGVESDPSSVVDNRLRVHGIEGLRVIDASVMPEIVSSHTNAPVYMIAERGSDFIKQDWGRYK from the coding sequence atGGTGCAACAGCAACCAGCGCTGCTATCTGCGCTATGGATACTGCTAACAATATTACACCCAACGAGAACACAAAATATGAATCCAGTTTCATCTTTCATGAACTTCCTCCAAGAAGGCTCACATCAACTCGACACCGAGCCGCCTGATCAAGTCAATCTTCTTTCAGAGTACGATTTCATTATAGTCGGCGCTGGAACGGCAGGGTGTGTTATCGCTAATCGTTTAACTGAAATACCAGACTGGAAAGTTCTATTGGTGGAAGCAGGAGTCAACGAGAACTACCTCATGGACATCCCTATACTAGCTAACTATCTCCAATTTACGGCAGCGAATTGGAAGTATAAAACGAAACCTTCAGATAAATATTGTGCCGGTTTCGAAAACCAACAATGTAATTGGCCTCGAGGAAAAGTCGTTGGAGGTTCgagtgttataaattatatgatttATACAAGGGGCGCACCACAGGACTATAACAATTGGGAAGCAATGGGTAATAAGGGATGGAATTGGGATGAGGTATTACCATACTTTAAAAAAGTTGAAAACTTTAATATACCAGCATTTGACAATCCTAAATATCACGGACACGAAGGCTTCCTCAATGTCGAGCATGCGCCATTTCGAACAACGAAAGCTAAACAATGGGTAAAAGGCGCTCAAGAATTAGGGTTCAAATACAGTGATTACAACGGCGCCAATCCAGGCGGAGTGTCTTTCTTGCAATTGTCGATGAAAAATGGAACCCGTCACAGTTCAAGTAGAGCATACTTGCATccaattaataaaagaaataatctTTACCTGTCAAAAGGTAGCATGGTGACAAAACTTATTTTCGATTCAGATAAAAAGAGAGTTTTCGGAGTTGAACTCGAAAAACGTGGAAAGCGATTTAAAATCCTAGCTAAGAGAGAAGTTATCGTTTCTGCAGGCGCTATTAATTCACCCCAACTTTTGATGCTTTCTGGTATAGGGCCAAGAGATCACTTGGAATCGCTTAAAATACCAGTCGTGAAAGACTTGCCTGTTGGATACAACTTGATGGACCATATTGCTGCCGGGGGAGTACAATTTATGGTGAACCAGCAAAACTTTACTTTATCCACAGAATATATCCTAAACCATTTAGAATTAGTATTCAAATGGATGAAAACACACAAAGGACCTTTATCAATACCTGGTGGGTGTGAAGCTTTAATATTCATGGACTTAAAAGACAAGTACAACAAAACCTCGTGGCCAGATCTTGAATTACTTTTCATTGGTGGTGGTCTGAACTCTGATCCATTACTACCGAGAAActttaattttgatgaaaaaatatacGCAGAAACATATAGCCCATTAGGAAAAGATGATATCTTCATGATATTTCCCATGTTAATGCGACCAAAATCGAAGGGAAGAGTACTGTTGCAAAGTAGAAATCCTAAAGTCCATCCAACATTAGTaccaaattattttgaatatccAGAGGACTTGCAAAAAATAGTTGAAGGAATAAAAGTTGCTATAGAAATTTCTAGACAGCCAGCTATGCGTAAGCTTGGAACAAAAATGTACGACGTTCCAATTGAAGAATGTCTTAAGTACGGTCCTTTTGGTAGTGATGCTTACTTCGCTTGTCAAGCTCAGATGTTTACATTTACTATATACCATCAAAGTGGAACATGCAAAATGGGTGTGGAGAGTGATCCATCGTCTGTTGTAGATAACAGATTACGGGTACATGGGATTGAGGGATTAAGAGTTATAGATGCTAGTGTAATGCCTGAAATAGTATCAAGTCATACGAATGCTCCAGTATACATGATAGCAGAAAGAGGTTCAGACTTTATCAAACAGGACTGGGGAcgctacaaataa